One genomic region from Equus asinus isolate D_3611 breed Donkey chromosome 8, EquAss-T2T_v2, whole genome shotgun sequence encodes:
- the TSPO2 gene encoding translocator protein 2 isoform X1, giving the protein MCKGMAESSQPEKTSCPEDEQGRDSAPWRRMRPQGAILVALPQVGLIVVWLLAHYQMSGWCDSPRKLSWCPSYKVLLLVWTTVYSVKGYASYLVWKDLGGGFRQPLALPLGLYAAQLTLSWTVLTLFFVAHTPGLALLLLLLLYGLVVSTALIWHPVNKLAALLLLPYLAWLTVTASIAYRLWRESLCPEHQPQPTGEKSH; this is encoded by the exons ATGTGCAAAGGAATGGCAGAGAGCAGCCAACCTGAGAAGACCTCGTGCCCAGAGGATGAGCAAGGAAGAG ATTCTGCCCCCTGGAGGAGGATGAGGCCTCAAGGGGCCATCCTTGTGGCCCTTCCCCAGGTGGGGCTCATTGTGGTCTGGCTGCTCGCCCATTATCAGATGTCTGGTTGGTGTGACAGCCCGAGGAAGCTCTCCTGGTGCCCGTCCTACAAAGTCTTGTTGCTTGTGTGGACAACTGTCTACTCCGTCAAGGG GTATGCCTCCTACCTGGTGTGGAAGGACCTGGGAGGGGGCTTCAGGCAgcccctggctctgcctctcgGCCTCTATGCTGCGCAGCTCACCCTCAGCTGGACCGTCCTGACTCTCTTTTTTGTAGCCCACACCCCTGGTCTG gccctcctgctcctgctgctgctctaCGGGCTGGTGGTGAGCACAGCGCTGATCTGGCACCCCGTCAACAAGCTGGCCGCCCTGCTCCTGCTGCCCTACCTGGCCTGGCTCACCGTGACCGCGTCCATTGCCTACCGCCTGTGGAGGGAAAGCCTTTGTCCAGAGCACCAGCCTCAGCCCACGGGGGAGAAGAGCCACTGA
- the TSPO2 gene encoding translocator protein 2 isoform X2 yields MRPQGAILVALPQVGLIVVWLLAHYQMSGWCDSPRKLSWCPSYKVLLLVWTTVYSVKGYASYLVWKDLGGGFRQPLALPLGLYAAQLTLSWTVLTLFFVAHTPGLALLLLLLLYGLVVSTALIWHPVNKLAALLLLPYLAWLTVTASIAYRLWRESLCPEHQPQPTGEKSH; encoded by the exons ATGAGGCCTCAAGGGGCCATCCTTGTGGCCCTTCCCCAGGTGGGGCTCATTGTGGTCTGGCTGCTCGCCCATTATCAGATGTCTGGTTGGTGTGACAGCCCGAGGAAGCTCTCCTGGTGCCCGTCCTACAAAGTCTTGTTGCTTGTGTGGACAACTGTCTACTCCGTCAAGGG GTATGCCTCCTACCTGGTGTGGAAGGACCTGGGAGGGGGCTTCAGGCAgcccctggctctgcctctcgGCCTCTATGCTGCGCAGCTCACCCTCAGCTGGACCGTCCTGACTCTCTTTTTTGTAGCCCACACCCCTGGTCTG gccctcctgctcctgctgctgctctaCGGGCTGGTGGTGAGCACAGCGCTGATCTGGCACCCCGTCAACAAGCTGGCCGCCCTGCTCCTGCTGCCCTACCTGGCCTGGCTCACCGTGACCGCGTCCATTGCCTACCGCCTGTGGAGGGAAAGCCTTTGTCCAGAGCACCAGCCTCAGCCCACGGGGGAGAAGAGCCACTGA
- the OARD1 gene encoding ADP-ribose glycohydrolase OARD1, giving the protein MAGSPNEDPEGSRITYVKGDLFACPKTDSLAHCISEDCRMGAGIAVLFKKKFGGVQELISQQKKSGEVAVLKRDGRYIYYLITKKRASHKPTYENLQKSLEAMKSHCLKNGVTDLSMPRIGCGLDRLQWENVSAMIEEVFEATDIRINVYTL; this is encoded by the exons ATGGCCGGCAGCCCTAATGAAGATCCTGAAGGAAGCAGA ATCACTTACGTGAAAGGAGACCTTTTTGCATGCCCCAAAACAGACTCTTTAGCCCACTGTATCAGTGAGGATTGTCGAATGGGCGCTGGGATCGCTGTCCTCTTCAAGAAGAAATTTGGAGGAGTGCAGGAGCTCATAAGTCAAC AAAAGAAATCTGGAGAAGTGGCTGTTCTGAAGAGAGATGGGCGATATATATATTACTTG ATTACAAAGAAAAGGGCTTCGCACAAACCAACTTATGAAAACTTACAGAAGAGTTTAGAGGCTATGAAGTCCCATTGTCTGAAGAATGGAGTCACTGACCTCTCCATGCCCAG gaTTGGGTGTGGTCTTGATCGTTTGCAATGGGAAAATGTATCCGCGATGATTGAGGAGGTGTTTGAGGCAACAGACATCAGAATTAACGTGTACACACTCTGA
- the APOBEC2 gene encoding C->U-editing enzyme APOBEC-2 has protein sequence MAQKEESPEAAAPTSQNGEDLEDLDDPEKLKELIELPPFEIVTGERLPVNFFKFQFRNVEYSSGRNKTFLCYVVEAQSKGGQVQASRGYLEDEHAAAHAEEAFFNTIMPAFDPALRYNVTWYVSSSPCAACADRIIKTLSKTKNLRLLILVGRLFMWEEPEIQAALKKLKEAGCRLRIMKPQDFEYVWQNFVEQEEGESKAFEPWEDIQENFLYYEEKLADILK, from the exons ATGGCCCAGAAAGAAGAGTCCCCTGAGGCCGCTGCGCCCACCTCCCAGAACGGCGAGGATCTGGAGGACCTGGACGACCCCGAGAAGCTGAAGGAACTGATCGAGCTGCCACCCTTCGAGATCGTCACAGG GGAGCGGCTGCCTGTCAACTTCTTTAAGTTTCAGTTCCGGAATGTGGAGTACAGTTCTGGGAGGAACAAGACCTTCCTCTGCTACGTGGTTGAGGCGCAGAGCAAGGGAGGCCAAGTGCAGGCGTCCCGCGGCTACCTAGAGGACGAGCACGCCGCTGCCCACGCGGAGGAAGCCTTCTTCAACACCATCATGCCGGCCTTTGACCCGGCCCTGCGGTACAACGTCACCTGGTACGTGTCCTCCAGCCCTTGCGCGGCCTGCGCTGACCGCATTATCAAAACCCTCAGCAAGACCAAGAATCTGCGCCTGCTCATTCTGGTGGGGCGACTCTTCATGTGGGAGGAGCCCGAGATCCAGGCGGCTCTGAAGAAGCTGAAGGAGGCCGGCTGCAGACTGCGCATCATGAAGCCCCAGGACTTCGAGTACGTCTGGCAGAATTTTGTGGAGCAAGAAGAGGGCGAATCCAAGGCCTTTGAGCCCTGGGAGGACATTCAGGAGAACTTCCTGTACTACGAGGAGAAGCTGGCGGACATCCTCAAATAG
- the UNC5CL gene encoding UNC5C-like protein — translation MCSHESSFQPAQFLLLVGVPVASVLLLVQCLRWHCPRWLLQTCWKPDSQEGPVSHTDPLPEYESPGQCPPATSSEKDAFYQELQRPTEGQTVIRQVMHKLLVFSAKEVDYHGDCLILQDMGISLFIPPGAVAVGRQEQVSLILVWDLSDAPSLSRAQGLVSPVVACGPHGASFLKPCILTFKHCAQQRSHARAYSSDTALLDAKDWRPLGQPGAYTSQDECRIHISHFSLFTCVAEARMGREAGKWLQLAVFCSPLEPGQSHLQVRVYFLNNTPCALRWAITNEQPHGGCLRGPCQLFDFTGARGDQYLKLSYISKGWENVDDSSCQLVPHLHIWHGKCPFRSFCFRRKTADKSKYCSALTNEIIVTMHTFQDGLETKYTEILRFQASEEESWAAPPPISQPPPCNRLPPELFEQLRMLLEPNSITGNDWRRLASHLGLCGMKIRFMSCQPSPAAAVLELFEEQNGSLQELHCIMTVMERLDCASAVQRYLSGTQSGSPAQVRGGAWENPGLELDERL, via the exons ATGTGCTCCCATGAGAGTTCCTTCCAACCTGCCCAATTCCTACTGCTGGTGGGGGTCCCGGTGGCGAGTGTCCTCCTCCTGGTCCAGTGCCTTCGATGGCACTGTCCTCGCTGGCTGCTGCAGACCTGCTGGAAGCCGGATAGCCAAGAGGGGCCAGTGTCCCATACTGATCCCCTACCAGAATATGAGTCCCCAGGGCAGTGCCCACCAGCCACATCCTCAGAGAAAGATGCCTTCTACCAGGAACTGCAGAGGCCCACAGAAGGCCAGACCGTCATCCGTCAGGTGATGCACAAGCTGTTGGTGTTTTCGGCTAAAGAGGTGGATTACCACGGAGACTGCCTGATTCTCCAGGACATGGGCATCTCCCTGTTCATCCCACCAG GTGCTGTGGCTGTGGGCCGCCAGGAGCAGGTGTCACTGATCCTGGTGTGGGACCTGTCGGATGCCCCGTCATTGTCCAGAGCCCAGGGGCTGGTGAGCCCTGTGGTGGCATGTGGCCCTCATGGGGCctcatttctgaagccctgcatCCTCACCTTCAAACACTGTGCCCAGCAGCGCAGCCATGCCCGCGCCTACAGCAGTGACACAGCCCTGCTCGATGCCAAGGACTGGAGGCCCCTGGGGCAGCCGGGGGCATACACCTCCCAGGATGAGTGTCGCATCCACATCTCCCACTTCAG CCTCTTCACCTGCGTGGCGGAGGCGCGTATGGGCCGGGAAGCCGGCAAATGGCTGCAGCTGGCCGTGTTCTGCTCGCCGCTGGAGCCGGGCCAGTCGCACCTGCAGGTGCGCGTCTACTTTCTCAACAACACGCCCTGCGCCCTGCGCTGGGCCATCACCAACGAGCAGCCCCACGGCGGGTGCCTGCGCGGGCCCTGCCAGCTCTTCGACTTCACGGGGGCCCGAGGGGACCAGTACCTGAAGCTCAGCTACATCTCCAAGG gtTGGGAAAATGTGGATGACAGCAGTTGCCAGCTGGTTCCGCATCTCCACATCTGGCATGGAAAGTGCCCCTTCCGTTCCTTCTGCTTCCGGAGAAAAACAG CCGATAAGAGCAAGTACTGCTCAGCGCTAACCAATGAGATCATCGTCACCATGCACACCTTCCAGGAC GGCTTGGAGACCAAGTACACGGAAATCCTCAGATTCCAGGCATCAGAGGAGGAATCCTGGGCAGCACCACCCCCCATCTCCCAGCCACCCCCATGCAATAG GCTGCCCCCAGAGCTCTTTGAGCAGCTGCGGATGTTGTTGGAGCCAAACAGCATCACGGGCAATGACTGGCGTCGACTGGCCTCCCACCTGGGCCTCTGCGGCATGAAAATCCG GTTCATGTCCTGCCAGCCCAGCCCCGCCGCAGCCGTCCTGGAGCTGTTTGAGGAGCAGAACGGCAGCCTGCAGGAGCTGCACTGCATCATGACCGTCATGGAGCGGCTGGACTGCGCCTCTGCCGTTCAGAGATACCTGAGTGGGACGCAGAGCGGCAGCCCAGCCCAGGTCCGTGGGGGCGCCTGGGAGAACCCGGGCTTGGAGCTGGATGAGAGGCTCTGA